In Gopherus evgoodei ecotype Sinaloan lineage chromosome 21, rGopEvg1_v1.p, whole genome shotgun sequence, a single window of DNA contains:
- the LOC115638153 gene encoding olfactory receptor 6Y1-like: MDEGNQTNVSHFILLGFPTSDELQLLLFSVFLLAYLLTLMENIIIILVIQANHQLHKPMYFFLGNLSFLEIWYMTVIVPKLLADFVTQDKRISFQGCMAQLYFFVTFVCTEYILLAAMAYDRYLAICNPLRYSSIMSNRFCTQLAASCWVCGLIIAAVKLSFIAQLRFCSIDTINHYFCDISPLLNVSCTDSSLAELADFILALMVIMVPLCIVVTSYICILFTVLRIPSTQGRQKAFSTCSSHLAVVVLFYSTTLFTYARPKAMYAYNSNKLVSVLYTVVVPLLNPLIYCLRNKEVKVALRKAKLGTRSTEECS, from the coding sequence ATGGACGAAGGAAACCAAACCAATGTCAGCCACTTCATCCTACTAGGATTCCCCACTTCTGATGAGCTGCAGCTACTCCTCTTCTCTGTCTTCCTCCTGGCCTATTTGCTAACACTGATGGAAAATATCATCATCATCCTTGTCATTCAGGCCAACCACCAGCTGCACaagcccatgtatttcttcctgggcAACCTGTCATTCCTGGAGATCTGGTACATGACAGTCATTGTGCCCAAATTGCTGGCAGATTTTGTGACCCAGGATAAGCGCATTTCCTTCCAAGGATGCATGGCACAGCTGTATTTCTTCGTGACCTTTGTGTGCACTGAGTACATCCTTTTGGCTGCCATGGCCTATGACCGTTACTTAGCCATATGCAACCCTTTGCGGTACTCATCCATCATGAGCAATAGGTTCTGCACCCAGCTGGCTGCAAGCTGCTGGGTTTGTGGCTTGATCATCGCTGCAGTCAAGCTGAGCTTCATCGCCCAGCTCAGGTTCTGCAGCATTGACACCATCAACCACTACTTCTGCGACATCTCACCTCTATTGAATGTCTCCTGCACTGACTCATCTCTGGCCGAGCTGGCGGACTTCATCCTGGCCCTGATGGTCATCATGGTGCCTCTGTGCATTGTGGTCACTTCATACATCTGTATTCTCTTCACTGTGCTCAGGATCCCCTCGACCCAGGGCAGGCAAAAGGCCTTctctacctgcagctcccacttggCCGTGGTAGTCTTGTTCTACTCCACCACCCTCTTCACCTACGCCAGGCCCAAGGCCATGTATGCTTACAACTCCAATAAGCTGGTGTCAGTGCTCTATACTGTGGTGGTGCCACTCCTGAACCCCCTCATCTACTGCCTCAGGAACAAGGAGGTCAAGGTTGCCCTGAGGAAGGCAAAGCTTGGCACAAGGAGCACTGAGGAATGTAGTTAA